ATTCCCCAAGTCAAATGAGCACCGCCTCCCAACAAATCGTCGCCAAAGCCTGGAACTTCGCCCACGTCCTCCGCGACGATGGTCTCTCCTACATGGGCTATACGGAGCAGATCACCTTCCTGCTCTTCCTCAAGATGGCCGACGAGCAGACGAAGCCCCCCTACAACAAGCCCCCGATCGTGCCGGCCAAGTACAACTGGGAAAGCCTGCTCAAGCGTGAAGGCGACGAACTCGAAGCCCACTACCGCCACATCCTCGAAGAACTCGGCACGAAGCCGGGCATGCTCGGCGAGATCTTCAAAAAAGCCCGGCCCGAGATCCAGAACCCCGCCACGCTACGCCGGCTGATCGTCGATCTGATCGACGTCGAAAAGTGGTCCTCGATGGACGCCGACGTCAAAGGC
The DNA window shown above is from Planctomycetia bacterium and carries:
- a CDS encoding type I restriction-modification system subunit M N-terminal domain-containing protein, translating into MSTASQQIVAKAWNFAHVLRDDGLSYMGYTEQITFLLFLKMADEQTKPPYNKPPIVPAKYNWESLLKREGDELEAHYRHILEELGTKPGMLGEIFKKARPEIQNPATLRRLIVDLIDVEKWSSMDADVKGDIYEGLLAKSAAESPKGAGQGQRTKIARVFRRSTTSRARKHCKSCNDVTNG